The following are from one region of the Actinoplanes sp. L3-i22 genome:
- the mutM gene encoding bifunctional DNA-formamidopyrimidine glycosylase/DNA-(apurinic or apyrimidinic site) lyase, translating to MPELPEVETVRMGLAKWVTGRTIAAVEVHHPRAIRRHLPGDAHFIAMLTGRTVLDVARRGKYLWLPLDSGDSVIAHLGMSGQLLMQPADAEDEKHLRVRFTFTDGGPQLRFVDQRTFGGLSVSEGGAELPDEISHIARDPMDPLFDDTAFSARLRGRHTEIKRALLDQTLISGVGNIYADEALWRAKLHGTRPTDKLSKPAVDRLLAHVRDVLSEAIVAGGTSFDELYVDVNGESGYFDRSLNAYGREGEPCKRCGAIMRRESFMNRSSFSCPRCQPKPR from the coding sequence TTGCCCGAGCTTCCCGAGGTCGAAACCGTCCGGATGGGCCTCGCCAAGTGGGTCACCGGCCGCACGATCGCGGCGGTCGAGGTGCACCACCCGCGCGCCATCCGCCGCCACCTGCCCGGCGACGCCCACTTCATCGCCATGCTCACCGGCCGGACCGTCCTGGACGTCGCCCGCCGCGGCAAGTACCTGTGGCTGCCGCTCGACTCCGGCGACTCCGTCATCGCCCACCTGGGCATGAGCGGCCAGCTGCTGATGCAGCCGGCCGACGCCGAGGACGAGAAGCACCTGCGCGTCCGCTTCACGTTCACCGACGGCGGCCCGCAGTTGCGCTTCGTCGACCAGCGCACGTTCGGCGGCCTGTCGGTCTCCGAGGGCGGCGCCGAGCTCCCCGACGAGATCTCGCACATCGCCCGCGACCCGATGGACCCGCTCTTCGACGACACCGCGTTCTCGGCCCGGCTGCGCGGCCGGCACACCGAGATCAAACGCGCCCTGCTCGACCAGACGCTGATCTCCGGTGTCGGCAACATCTACGCCGACGAGGCACTGTGGCGCGCCAAGCTGCACGGCACCCGCCCCACCGACAAACTCTCGAAGCCCGCGGTGGACCGGCTGCTGGCCCACGTCCGCGACGTCCTCTCCGAGGCGATCGTGGCCGGCGGGACGAGCTTCGACGAGCTGTATGTCGACGTCAACGGCGAGAGCGGCTACTTCGACCGGTCGCTGAACGCCTACGGCCGGGAGGGCGAGCCCTGCAAACGCTGCGGCGCCATCATGCGACGGGAGAGCTTCATGAACCGCTCCTCCTTCAGCTGCCCCCGCTGCCAGCCAAAACCCCGATAA
- a CDS encoding mannosyltransferase family protein: MATTSPSEATVVAADQPVDQEPPESLWEKAGGGRGVAVAIGLLALTRVAQLLMIWWLGGASTSNGGVWQRLLVWDGGWFLRVATNGYPHGYTFDDNHVLQANELAFFPLYPMLIRGVSLLGVAPGTAAVGVAWIASIGAAVALHLLGTTLYGKRAGWALVAICCSAPVSVVLSMAYSESLFLALVAGMLAAAHRRAWLPAALLGLGAALTRPTGAAAALALAVAALLALRDSPNKVKPLAAAATALVGVPLFLGWVGWRVGEWDAWFKIQTAGWGTSFDYGRSTVEFLRATFTTGDGWVQISVGLILLAALAAAGVALAQKPWPPLVVYGVIAMILVYGQAGFYHSKPRLLLPVLLTLLPSVVAAARARPRVAVLSITAWAVFGLWYGAYLITIWPYTM, encoded by the coding sequence ATGGCGACGACAAGCCCGAGTGAGGCGACCGTGGTCGCCGCGGACCAGCCCGTCGACCAGGAGCCGCCGGAATCGCTCTGGGAGAAGGCCGGCGGCGGTCGCGGGGTCGCCGTCGCGATCGGGCTGCTCGCCCTGACCCGGGTCGCCCAGCTGCTGATGATCTGGTGGCTGGGCGGCGCCTCGACGTCGAACGGCGGCGTCTGGCAGCGGCTGCTGGTCTGGGACGGCGGCTGGTTCCTGCGGGTCGCGACGAACGGGTACCCGCACGGGTACACGTTCGACGACAATCACGTGCTGCAGGCCAACGAGCTGGCGTTCTTCCCGCTCTACCCGATGCTGATCCGCGGCGTCTCGCTGCTCGGCGTCGCGCCCGGCACCGCCGCCGTGGGCGTCGCCTGGATCGCCTCGATCGGGGCGGCCGTCGCGCTGCACCTGCTCGGCACCACCCTGTACGGCAAGCGGGCCGGCTGGGCGCTGGTGGCGATCTGCTGCTCCGCGCCGGTCTCCGTGGTGCTCTCGATGGCGTACTCGGAAAGCCTGTTCCTCGCCCTGGTCGCCGGCATGCTGGCGGCGGCCCACCGGCGGGCCTGGCTGCCGGCCGCCCTGCTCGGCCTCGGCGCCGCGCTGACCCGGCCGACCGGGGCCGCCGCCGCGCTCGCCCTGGCGGTCGCCGCGCTGCTGGCGCTGCGGGACTCGCCCAACAAGGTCAAGCCGCTCGCGGCGGCCGCGACCGCACTGGTCGGGGTGCCGCTGTTCCTCGGCTGGGTCGGCTGGCGGGTCGGCGAGTGGGACGCCTGGTTCAAGATCCAGACGGCCGGCTGGGGCACGTCGTTCGACTACGGCCGCAGCACGGTTGAGTTCCTGCGCGCGACGTTCACCACCGGCGACGGCTGGGTGCAGATCAGCGTCGGGCTGATCCTGCTCGCCGCGCTCGCCGCGGCCGGGGTCGCGCTGGCCCAGAAGCCGTGGCCGCCGCTGGTCGTCTACGGGGTGATCGCCATGATCCTGGTCTACGGCCAGGCCGGCTTCTACCATTCCAAGCCACGGCTGCTGCTGCCCGTACTGTTGACGCTGCTGCCGTCGGTGGTCGCCGCCGCCCGCGCCCGCCCCCGGGTCGCGGTGCTGTCGATCACCGCGTGGGCCGTCTTCGGCCTCTGGTACGGCGCCTACCTGATCACCATCTGGCCCTACACCATGTGA
- the rnc gene encoding ribonuclease III has translation MNDKRRRPPTLPLEEAFGIPFEADLLERALTHRSYAYENGGLPTNERLEFLGDSVLGVVITSALFHNHPDLPEGQLAKLRASVVNMHALADVARGLGAGGLGPHLLLGKGEETTGGRDKASILADTLEALLGAIYLEHGLETAGEVIHRLFDPLMAESAGRGAALDWKTSLQELTAALGLGVPDYVIEDSGPDHAKTFTAWVVVAGIRYGGSDGRSKKQAEQRAAAAAWRTLTDRNEADGDDKPE, from the coding sequence ATGAATGACAAGCGCCGCCGTCCCCCAACCCTCCCCCTGGAAGAGGCCTTCGGCATTCCGTTCGAGGCCGACCTGCTGGAACGTGCGCTGACGCACCGCTCGTACGCGTACGAGAACGGTGGCCTGCCCACGAATGAGCGCCTGGAGTTCCTCGGCGACTCGGTCCTCGGCGTGGTGATCACGTCGGCCCTGTTCCACAACCACCCGGACCTGCCCGAGGGCCAGCTCGCCAAGCTGCGGGCCAGCGTGGTCAACATGCACGCGCTCGCCGACGTGGCGCGCGGCCTGGGCGCCGGCGGGCTCGGCCCGCACCTGCTGCTCGGCAAGGGCGAGGAGACCACCGGCGGCCGGGACAAGGCGAGCATCCTCGCCGACACCCTGGAGGCCCTGCTCGGCGCGATCTACCTGGAGCACGGCCTGGAGACGGCCGGCGAGGTGATCCACCGGCTCTTCGACCCGCTGATGGCCGAGTCGGCCGGCCGGGGCGCCGCGCTGGACTGGAAGACCAGCCTGCAGGAGCTGACCGCGGCGCTCGGGCTGGGCGTGCCGGACTACGTGATCGAGGACTCCGGCCCGGACCACGCGAAGACGTTCACCGCGTGGGTGGTGGTGGCCGGCATCCGCTACGGCGGGTCCGACGGCCGCAGCAAGAAGCAGGCCGAGCAGCGTGCCGCGGCGGCCGCCTGGCGGACGCTCACCGACCGGAACGAAGCCGATGGCGACGACAAGCCCGAGTGA
- a CDS encoding phosphate acyltransferase PlsX, whose product MAVDLLGGDQAPAVVVDGALRALEDDPALHLTLVGPAEAADAVLRALHPAQRHRITVVPGGTTAEAVAAGLADALVSAGDTAVTVVSAARALGRWPGIRRPPLAAVLPTAAGRLILLDVGSTVDPDEATLAVHARLGAAYAVAVHGIPDPRVGLLTIGSERGKGDRLRRAAALLLEDLPLRYAGLVEGGDVVRGTAADVVVTDGFTGNVLLKALETAYSGQQRDETRAAVLLGVAGIVVVCHGAATGADLAGGIAFAADLHRRASLAAVIALLTSTMLSYNEVSHE is encoded by the coding sequence ATCGCCGTCGACCTCCTCGGCGGGGACCAGGCTCCCGCCGTCGTGGTTGACGGCGCTCTGCGTGCCCTCGAGGACGATCCGGCCCTGCACCTGACTCTCGTCGGCCCGGCTGAAGCCGCCGACGCGGTGCTTCGCGCCCTTCATCCGGCGCAGCGCCACCGCATCACCGTCGTGCCCGGCGGCACCACCGCCGAGGCCGTCGCCGCGGGCCTGGCCGACGCGCTGGTCTCCGCGGGCGACACCGCCGTGACGGTCGTCTCCGCCGCACGTGCCCTGGGCCGCTGGCCCGGTATCCGCCGACCGCCGCTCGCCGCCGTGCTGCCCACCGCCGCCGGTCGCCTGATCCTGCTCGACGTGGGTTCGACCGTCGATCCGGACGAGGCGACCCTGGCCGTGCACGCCCGGCTCGGCGCCGCCTACGCCGTCGCGGTCCACGGCATCCCCGACCCCCGGGTGGGGTTGCTCACCATCGGGAGCGAGCGCGGCAAGGGCGATCGCCTGCGCCGGGCCGCGGCCCTGCTCCTCGAGGACCTGCCACTGCGGTACGCCGGGCTGGTCGAGGGCGGCGACGTGGTTCGCGGCACCGCTGCCGACGTGGTGGTCACCGATGGTTTCACCGGAAATGTCCTGCTCAAGGCTCTTGAGACGGCGTACTCCGGGCAACAACGCGACGAGACGCGCGCGGCCGTCCTGCTGGGCGTCGCCGGCATCGTCGTGGTCTGCCACGGCGCCGCCACCGGCGCCGATCTGGCCGGCGGCATCGCGTTCGCCGCGGACCTGCATCGCCGCGCCTCCCTCGCGGCTGTCATCGCATTGCTGACTTCCACCATGCTGTCGTACAACGAGGTATCGCATGAATGA
- the rpmF gene encoding 50S ribosomal protein L32 yields MAVPKRKMSRSNTRSRRANWKATAVSTVACPQCKSPKLPHTACSVCGTYNGRQVLEV; encoded by the coding sequence GTGGCCGTCCCGAAGCGCAAAATGTCGCGCAGCAACACCCGCTCGCGGCGGGCGAACTGGAAGGCGACCGCGGTCTCGACCGTGGCTTGCCCGCAGTGCAAGTCGCCGAAGCTGCCGCACACCGCTTGTTCGGTCTGCGGGACCTACAACGGCCGTCAGGTCCTTGAGGTCTGA